The proteins below come from a single Acidobacteriota bacterium genomic window:
- a CDS encoding ATP-binding protein codes for MRLRLTPRSFTVVVAFLGLSLVGGFLYSLLKQQDAADLTSAGGFLLTGLALLNLLLMTVLLFVLFRELVKGFLAWRRQREGARFRTRLLGAFVLLGLLPSLFLFISGILLIQSSVDRWFRSPVHGLTTASQELVDRALDLAREESHRKAKALAWQLKQVPAGLRPALAAHLFSAGDVDAYCLVARDGRILAKAPANFPAPDAYKISKVFQKEGLVGWMDLAPSPTVTSGVALDEETGILVGRRLPSQLYAQAKYISENNRAYLQIRSRQETLRTSMISSFLALTLLVIFAAVWIGTHLSKEISVPLQLLMEGTQALSQGNLAHRIDYEAKDEIGMVVESFNRMAREVEAGKVELERSNVELRAATQASEGRRRYIETLLETLNIGVISTDPEGQIRTLNTKAREILGMDPGEPGRNALTRPEWPPIQALLSPLPRRPVLNREIALSGKRGQFILSVSASPLQDPSGTTTGVLLILEDITDLMRAQRIAAWQEAAQRMAHEIKNPLTPIRLSAQRIRKKAQERSADLLDVVLEGCTAIEREVHTMMTMVNEFSRFARLPEIRPKPASLLALIQGTLTPYRSAADFVLDLPASFPPVRLDVEQMGRVLKNLLENAIQAMDGPGTITLTLKEESGQAVLTLRDTGPGIPPEARSKLFAPYFSTKRKGTGLGLAIVARILEEHGGTIRVDETYSQGAGFILTLPL; via the coding sequence ATGAGACTCCGCCTGACTCCCCGCTCCTTCACCGTGGTGGTGGCCTTCCTGGGGCTTTCCCTGGTGGGCGGGTTCCTGTACTCCCTGCTGAAGCAGCAGGATGCCGCCGACCTCACCTCCGCCGGCGGGTTCCTCCTGACGGGGCTCGCTCTTTTGAACCTCCTCCTCATGACGGTGCTCCTCTTCGTTCTCTTTCGGGAGCTCGTCAAGGGATTCCTGGCATGGAGAAGGCAGCGCGAGGGCGCGCGCTTCCGGACGCGGCTCCTGGGCGCCTTCGTGCTCCTCGGCCTCCTCCCATCGCTTTTCCTGTTCATCAGCGGGATCCTGCTCATCCAATCCTCCGTGGACCGGTGGTTCCGGTCGCCGGTGCACGGGCTGACCACCGCGAGCCAGGAACTGGTGGACCGCGCCCTGGACCTGGCCCGGGAAGAGAGCCACCGGAAGGCCAAGGCGCTCGCCTGGCAGTTGAAGCAGGTTCCAGCAGGGCTGCGGCCGGCCCTCGCTGCCCACCTATTCTCCGCGGGCGACGTGGACGCCTACTGCCTCGTGGCCCGCGACGGCAGGATCCTGGCCAAGGCCCCCGCCAACTTCCCCGCTCCGGACGCCTACAAGATTTCCAAGGTCTTTCAGAAGGAGGGCCTCGTGGGGTGGATGGACCTCGCCCCCTCGCCCACCGTGACGAGCGGGGTGGCCCTGGACGAGGAGACCGGGATTCTGGTCGGGCGTCGTCTTCCCTCCCAGCTGTACGCCCAGGCCAAGTACATCTCCGAGAACAACCGGGCCTACCTCCAGATCCGGAGCCGGCAGGAGACCTTGCGGACCTCCATGATCTCCTCCTTCCTGGCCCTCACGCTCCTCGTGATCTTCGCGGCGGTGTGGATCGGGACCCATCTCTCCAAGGAGATCAGCGTTCCGCTCCAGCTCCTGATGGAGGGCACCCAGGCCCTGTCCCAGGGCAACCTGGCCCACCGCATCGATTATGAGGCGAAGGACGAGATCGGGATGGTGGTGGAGTCCTTTAATCGGATGGCCCGCGAAGTGGAGGCGGGCAAGGTGGAACTCGAGAGGAGCAATGTCGAGCTGCGTGCCGCCACCCAGGCATCCGAGGGCCGCCGCAGGTACATCGAGACCCTCCTGGAAACCCTCAACATCGGCGTCATCTCCACGGATCCGGAAGGGCAGATCCGGACCCTCAACACCAAGGCCCGGGAAATCCTGGGCATGGACCCCGGCGAACCCGGAAGAAACGCGCTCACCCGGCCCGAGTGGCCCCCCATCCAAGCTCTCCTGTCCCCTCTTCCCCGCCGGCCCGTGCTCAACCGTGAGATCGCCCTCTCGGGCAAGCGCGGGCAATTCATCCTGTCCGTTTCCGCGAGCCCCCTGCAGGATCCATCCGGGACCACCACGGGCGTCCTTCTGATTCTGGAGGACATCACCGACCTCATGCGCGCCCAGCGCATCGCCGCCTGGCAGGAGGCGGCCCAGCGAATGGCGCACGAGATCAAGAACCCGCTCACTCCCATCCGGCTCTCGGCCCAACGCATCCGAAAGAAGGCCCAGGAAAGGAGCGCGGACCTGCTGGACGTGGTTCTTGAGGGCTGCACGGCCATCGAACGCGAGGTCCACACCATGATGACCATGGTGAACGAGTTCTCGCGCTTCGCCCGACTGCCGGAAATCCGGCCCAAGCCCGCCTCCCTCCTGGCGCTCATCCAGGGGACCCTGACGCCGTACCGATCCGCCGCCGATTTCGTCCTGGACCTTCCCGCATCCTTTCCCCCCGTGCGTCTGGACGTGGAGCAGATGGGAAGGGTGCTCAAGAACCTCCTCGAGAACGCCATCCAGGCCATGGACGGGCCGGGAACCATCACGCTGACCTTGAAGGAGGAATCGGGGCAGGCCGTCCTCACGCTTCGAGACACGGGTCCGGGCATTCCGCCCGAGGCCAGATCGAAGCTCTTCGCCCCGTACTTTTCCACCAAGAGGAAGGGCACGGGCCTGGGCCTCGCCATCGTGGCGAGGATCCTGGAGGAACACGGAGGAACGATCCGCGTGGACGAAACGTATTCGCAGGGGGCCGGTTTCATCCTGACCCTTCCCCTGTAA
- a CDS encoding sigma-54 dependent transcriptional regulator has product MARGRILIVDDEQGIRNTLRQILEDEGYSVEEAETGEAGLALGQSRDFDLILLDVWLPGMDGVQVLEALKASGREAEVLIISGHGNIETAVRALKLGAFDFIEKPLSMDRILITVANALKKRRLEERNVLLLDQIKREVTLIGESPAIRALKEQIRRAAPTTGRVLIFGENGTGKELVARLIHLNSDRRDEAFVEVNCAAIPTELIESELFGHRKGSFTGAIEHKKGKFLMADGGTIFLDEVGDMSLATQAKVLRVLQEQVFEPVGGTEALQVDVRVIAATNKDLSAEIGRGTFREDLYYRLAVIPVQVPPLRSRREDIPLLCAHYLDLFCRQYGRPPKTLGRDALQSLAQYSWPGNVRELRNLMERVAIMVSSNEVAASDLPLFADRPAPRRDELPWTGPLKEAREAFEREFIRKALVRHGGNISRTAEELEIERRHLYRRMASVGLQKESDHGHDQ; this is encoded by the coding sequence ATGGCGAGAGGGCGCATTCTGATCGTGGACGACGAGCAGGGCATTCGGAACACCCTGCGGCAGATCCTCGAGGACGAAGGCTACTCCGTCGAGGAGGCGGAGACGGGGGAGGCCGGCCTGGCCCTCGGCCAGTCGCGGGATTTCGATCTGATCCTCCTGGACGTCTGGCTACCGGGCATGGACGGCGTGCAGGTCCTTGAGGCCCTGAAGGCATCGGGGCGCGAGGCGGAGGTCCTCATCATCTCCGGCCACGGGAACATCGAGACGGCGGTGAGGGCCCTCAAACTGGGCGCCTTCGACTTCATCGAGAAACCCCTCTCCATGGACCGCATCCTGATCACCGTGGCCAACGCCCTGAAGAAGCGCCGGCTCGAGGAGCGGAACGTCCTTCTCCTGGACCAGATCAAGAGGGAGGTGACCCTCATCGGAGAGAGTCCGGCCATCCGCGCCCTCAAGGAGCAGATCCGCCGCGCGGCGCCGACGACCGGTCGGGTCCTGATCTTCGGAGAGAACGGAACGGGGAAGGAGCTTGTGGCGCGCCTGATCCACCTCAACAGCGACCGAAGGGACGAGGCTTTCGTGGAAGTGAACTGCGCGGCCATCCCCACCGAACTCATCGAGAGCGAGTTGTTCGGCCACCGGAAGGGGTCCTTCACGGGCGCCATCGAGCACAAGAAAGGTAAGTTCCTCATGGCCGACGGGGGAACGATCTTTCTGGACGAGGTGGGGGACATGAGCCTGGCCACCCAGGCCAAGGTCCTCCGCGTCCTCCAGGAGCAGGTGTTCGAGCCCGTGGGCGGAACGGAGGCCCTGCAGGTGGACGTGAGGGTCATCGCGGCCACGAACAAGGACCTCAGCGCGGAGATCGGCCGTGGGACCTTTCGGGAAGACCTGTACTACCGCCTGGCCGTGATCCCGGTTCAGGTCCCCCCTCTCCGCAGCCGGAGGGAGGACATCCCCCTCCTCTGCGCCCACTACCTGGATCTTTTCTGCAGGCAGTACGGCCGTCCCCCGAAAACCCTGGGGCGGGACGCGCTCCAGTCCCTCGCCCAGTACTCCTGGCCCGGGAACGTGCGAGAACTCCGAAACCTCATGGAGCGGGTGGCCATCATGGTATCCTCGAACGAGGTGGCGGCTTCGGACCTTCCGCTCTTCGCGGACCGCCCCGCTCCAAGGCGGGACGAACTCCCCTGGACGGGACCCCTGAAGGAGGCGCGGGAGGCTTTCGAGCGGGAGTTCATCCGGAAGGCGCTGGTCCGGCACGGCGGGAACATCTCCCGAACGGCCGAGGAACTGGAAATCGAGCGCCGCCACCTGTACCGCCGCATGGCGAGCGTGGGTCTGCAGAAGGAGAGCGACCATGGTCATGATCAATAG
- a CDS encoding ADP-ribosylation factor-like protein, translating to MVMINRATKEITLKIVYYGPGLCGKTTNLERIFSAANPERRGKLLTVATETDRTLFFDFLPMELGTIRGMKVRVQLYTVPGQVFYDATRRIVLRGSDGVVFVADSQAAMMDANHESVENLKQNLRLNNLDPETIPLVFQYNKQDLQDLSPAEDLEENLNWRRVPSFLSVATTGQGVNETLKKIIEEVIRDLHRKEEALRIAGGSQMPARPAPEIFVAPKPEAKHSSSEPSAPVEPEEDLAPPAERTAVADPRAEEPVAADSAGDSDSGSGEIVTVPVEHEDEISGEDLEILDLEAVDGDLEASGPVSAPVLDASPAPQASAAETLLPPVEREAIAMEPIEPAVSPLSGVPRPEPTQATVAEPPIGSRGGASEEDLGAIRAELQSLALALASLTRRAEALAEQIDDLLGRQA from the coding sequence ATGGTCATGATCAATAGGGCGACCAAGGAGATCACGCTCAAGATCGTCTACTACGGTCCAGGCCTCTGCGGCAAGACGACGAACCTCGAGCGGATCTTTTCCGCGGCCAACCCGGAGCGGAGGGGCAAACTGCTCACCGTCGCCACCGAGACCGACCGCACGCTCTTCTTTGATTTCCTCCCCATGGAGCTCGGAACCATCCGGGGAATGAAGGTGCGGGTCCAGCTTTATACCGTTCCCGGCCAGGTCTTCTACGACGCGACGCGGAGGATCGTCCTCCGCGGGAGCGACGGAGTCGTCTTCGTCGCGGACAGCCAGGCCGCCATGATGGACGCAAACCACGAGAGCGTGGAGAACCTGAAGCAGAATCTCCGGTTGAACAACCTCGACCCGGAGACCATCCCTCTCGTCTTCCAGTACAACAAGCAGGACCTGCAGGATCTCTCTCCCGCGGAGGACCTGGAGGAAAACCTGAACTGGCGGAGGGTTCCCAGCTTCCTGTCCGTGGCCACCACGGGACAGGGGGTGAACGAGACCCTCAAGAAGATCATCGAGGAGGTCATTCGGGATCTGCACCGGAAGGAGGAGGCTCTCCGCATCGCGGGCGGATCGCAGATGCCCGCCAGGCCCGCACCGGAGATCTTCGTCGCGCCCAAACCCGAAGCCAAACATTCCTCCTCGGAGCCTTCGGCCCCGGTGGAACCGGAGGAGGACCTCGCGCCTCCCGCCGAGCGCACCGCAGTGGCCGATCCCCGAGCGGAGGAACCCGTCGCGGCGGACTCGGCCGGAGATTCCGACTCGGGATCGGGGGAGATCGTCACCGTTCCCGTGGAGCACGAGGACGAGATCTCCGGGGAGGATCTGGAGATCCTCGACCTGGAAGCCGTGGACGGCGATCTGGAGGCCTCCGGGCCGGTTTCGGCGCCCGTTCTCGATGCTTCGCCCGCTCCCCAGGCTTCTGCGGCGGAGACCCTGCTGCCGCCCGTCGAGAGGGAGGCCATCGCGATGGAGCCCATCGAACCCGCGGTGAGCCCCCTCTCTGGCGTGCCCCGGCCCGAACCCACCCAGGCAACGGTCGCCGAGCCTCCCATCGGCTCTCGGGGCGGCGCGTCCGAAGAGGACCTTGGGGCGATCCGCGCCGAACTGCAATCCCTGGCCCTGGCCCTCGCCTCCTTGACCCGCCGCGCGGAAGCCCTCGCCGAGCAGATCGACGACCTCCTCGGCCGGCAAGCCTGA
- a CDS encoding cyclic nucleotide-binding domain-containing protein, translated as MEHAAILKRMELFRDLDSLELIQVSKLVKHRKVKAGERVLSEGEPGHSLYIVKAGRFRAFTYHGGGELELGRFEEADGFGELALIDQGPRSATVEALSEGELLEFDREAYETLMAHSEALQMKLLKNLVRDLAQKLRRTNDQLAKLL; from the coding sequence ATGGAACACGCGGCGATCCTGAAGCGGATGGAGCTCTTCCGGGACCTGGACAGCCTCGAACTCATCCAGGTGTCAAAGCTCGTGAAGCACCGAAAAGTGAAGGCGGGGGAGAGGGTGCTTTCGGAAGGGGAGCCCGGACATTCCCTGTACATCGTCAAGGCGGGCCGGTTCCGGGCCTTCACGTACCACGGAGGAGGCGAGCTCGAATTGGGACGCTTCGAGGAGGCCGACGGCTTCGGGGAACTGGCCCTCATCGACCAGGGACCGAGGTCCGCCACCGTGGAAGCCCTTTCCGAGGGAGAACTGCTGGAATTCGACCGCGAGGCCTACGAAACCCTGATGGCCCATAGCGAGGCGCTTCAAATGAAGCTCCTGAAGAACCTGGTCAGGGACCTGGCCCAGAAGCTCCGGCGGACCAACGACCAGCTCGCGAAACTACTGTAA
- a CDS encoding OmpW family outer membrane protein, whose translation MRKNGVVWIVATLLLLALPLAAAAQDTGWMVRVRAINIAPNDSSDKIIGTGTEVAVDSKTVPELDIVYKWHENWGLELVLADAKHDLSTTGGLIGGANVGSVKVLPPTLVCNYFFTTQSQFDPYLGLGLNYTRFHGFSLASDLRALGVTGVDFDNSLGLAAQMGFDVDFGNHWVFNMDVKYAWIDTEASIKAGAVTLDTIGVDVNPWIFGIGFGYKW comes from the coding sequence ATGCGGAAGAACGGTGTAGTGTGGATCGTGGCGACGCTGTTGCTCCTGGCCCTTCCCCTCGCGGCGGCGGCCCAGGACACGGGATGGATGGTTCGGGTGAGGGCCATCAACATCGCCCCCAACGACAGCAGCGACAAGATCATCGGGACGGGCACGGAAGTGGCGGTGGACTCCAAGACCGTGCCGGAACTGGACATCGTGTACAAATGGCACGAGAACTGGGGGCTCGAGCTCGTGCTGGCGGACGCCAAACATGACCTGTCCACCACCGGCGGCCTGATCGGAGGGGCCAACGTGGGGAGCGTGAAGGTGCTCCCGCCCACGCTGGTCTGCAACTACTTCTTCACCACCCAGAGTCAGTTTGACCCCTATCTGGGCCTCGGCCTCAACTACACCCGCTTTCACGGCTTCAGCCTGGCGAGCGACCTGAGGGCCCTCGGCGTGACGGGCGTGGACTTCGACAATTCCCTCGGGCTCGCCGCCCAGATGGGTTTCGACGTGGACTTTGGAAACCACTGGGTCTTCAACATGGACGTCAAGTACGCCTGGATCGACACGGAAGCCTCCATCAAGGCGGGTGCGGTCACGCTGGACACCATCGGCGTGGACGTCAATCCCTGGATCTTCGGGATCGGCTTCGGCTACAAGTGGTAA